From a single Adhaeribacter swui genomic region:
- a CDS encoding FUSC family protein codes for MNWQQFLTFNSTKRPWHLPILAGLCVGIPLLVGYYTNHIEGGKLASLAGLVILYIQSNNLVNRMITLMTCGFGIMLSFSVGLLFSFHPMVAPLILSVFSFGVHFCLYQLRFTRPPGNFFFIMVAAMAISLPFNPDKIPERIGYVGMGTMISCVLGLLYSLFTLKKNQTDDITWTPKNQYVNTLESITFGVFVGLSLAIALLFKLDNPYWVPTSCVAVMQGVTTKHIWLRSSQRIVGTLLGLGVTWLIIFLKPPLLVICCSMVALQIIVEFLVVRNYAVAVVFITILTIFLAEFNSVLIADPNKLFLARFIDITIGSLVGAVGGWVLFNERIHYLATRQIRRTRLVLRKKHSPKF; via the coding sequence GTGAACTGGCAGCAGTTTTTAACTTTTAATTCGACCAAACGGCCCTGGCACTTGCCTATTCTGGCCGGACTGTGCGTGGGCATTCCTTTATTAGTGGGCTATTATACCAATCACATCGAGGGGGGTAAGTTGGCTTCACTGGCAGGGTTGGTTATTTTGTACATTCAATCCAATAACCTGGTAAACCGCATGATCACCTTAATGACTTGTGGTTTTGGCATCATGCTGTCGTTTTCGGTGGGCTTGCTTTTTTCTTTTCATCCGATGGTAGCGCCCTTGATATTAAGCGTTTTTTCGTTTGGGGTGCATTTTTGTTTGTACCAGTTGCGGTTTACGCGCCCGCCCGGCAACTTCTTTTTTATTATGGTAGCGGCTATGGCTATTAGTTTGCCATTTAACCCCGATAAAATTCCGGAAAGAATTGGCTACGTGGGCATGGGTACTATGATTTCGTGCGTGCTGGGTTTGCTGTACAGCCTGTTTACTCTTAAAAAGAACCAAACCGACGATATAACCTGGACCCCAAAAAACCAATACGTCAACACGCTGGAATCTATTACCTTCGGGGTATTCGTGGGGCTTTCTTTAGCCATTGCGCTTTTATTTAAATTAGATAATCCGTATTGGGTACCTACGTCGTGCGTGGCCGTTATGCAAGGGGTAACCACCAAACATATTTGGTTAAGAAGTAGCCAGCGGATTGTGGGCACGTTGCTGGGGCTGGGTGTTACCTGGCTTATTATTTTTCTAAAGCCGCCGTTGCTGGTAATTTGCTGTAGTATGGTGGCTTTGCAAATAATCGTGGAGTTTCTGGTAGTCCGGAACTACGCCGTTGCCGTGGTATTTATCACAATTCTTACCATTTTTCTGGCGGAGTTTAATAGTGTGCTGATCGCAGATCCGAATAAATTATTTCTGGCCCGGTTTATCGACATTACTATTGGCAGCCTGGTAGGAGCCGTGGGCGGTTGGGTTTTGTTTAACGAACGCATTCACTACCTGGCTACCCGGCAAATCAGAAGAACCAGGCTGGTACTGCGCAAAAAACATTCGCCTAAATTTTAA
- a CDS encoding SMP-30/gluconolactonase/LRE family protein has product MRIFKNFHFLLLVSLVVGACQQQEKATTATTNTAVTSPMTQSPITTTGSIEKLDESLDDIIKLGAKIEILARGFTWSEGPLWLPQENKLIFNDIPPNTMYQWSEKSGLQVYLKPAGYTGTTPRGGEIGANGLALDPDGRLVLCQHGDRRMARMDAPLNAPTPKYVTLADSYEGKKLNSPNDAVYKSNGDLYFTDPPYGLEKNMDDPAKELPYQGVYRVAKDGTVHLLTKELSRPNGLAFSPDEKKLYVANSDPDRAIWMVYDVQPDGSITNGKVFFDATDMLKKEPGNPDGLKINKDGILFATGPGGVLIFSPEGKHLGTIKTGQATANCAFNPDQTELYITAHMYLMRVKLK; this is encoded by the coding sequence GTGCGCATTTTTAAAAATTTTCATTTTCTGCTTTTAGTTAGCCTGGTAGTTGGCGCTTGCCAGCAACAAGAAAAAGCCACCACTGCCACTACCAATACTGCGGTTACTTCGCCTATGACACAATCTCCCATTACCACTACCGGCTCCATCGAAAAATTAGACGAATCGCTGGATGATATTATTAAACTGGGCGCCAAGATTGAAATACTGGCCCGGGGATTTACCTGGTCGGAGGGGCCGTTGTGGTTGCCCCAGGAAAATAAACTTATTTTTAACGATATTCCGCCCAATACCATGTACCAATGGTCCGAAAAAAGCGGTTTGCAGGTTTATTTAAAGCCAGCGGGTTATACTGGTACGACGCCCCGGGGTGGCGAAATAGGCGCGAATGGCTTAGCTTTAGACCCAGATGGGCGTTTGGTGCTTTGCCAGCACGGCGACCGGCGCATGGCCCGCATGGATGCTCCCTTAAATGCGCCCACACCTAAATACGTAACCCTGGCCGATAGCTACGAAGGTAAAAAGCTTAACAGTCCGAACGATGCCGTGTACAAAAGCAACGGCGATTTATACTTTACCGACCCGCCTTACGGTCTCGAAAAAAACATGGATGATCCGGCTAAAGAATTGCCTTATCAGGGCGTGTACCGGGTTGCTAAAGATGGTACCGTGCATTTACTTACGAAGGAACTGAGCCGGCCTAACGGCCTGGCATTTTCGCCAGACGAGAAGAAATTGTACGTAGCCAACTCCGATCCGGACCGGGCCATCTGGATGGTGTACGATGTGCAACCCGATGGCAGTATCACCAACGGCAAAGTGTTTTTCGACGCTACCGACATGTTGAAAAAAGAACCAGGCAATCCTGATGGGCTTAAAATAAACAAAGACGGCATTTTGTTTGCCACTGGTCCCGGCGGCGTTCTTATTTTTTCGCCGGAAGGCAAGCACCTGGGCACCATTAAAACCGGCCAAGCCACCGCCAACTGCGCCTTTAACCCCGACCAAACAGAATTGTACATTACCGCCCACATGTATTTAATGCGGGTAAAATTAAAATAA
- a CDS encoding VOC family protein: MKQIFINLPVKIVEASMGFYSALGFTVNPLFTFDDQKCMVWSDQIYVMLQTLEMFQFGNTKNLADPKKNTIATFTLPVESLDKLHEMMENGLKAGGTELASTRDEGFMQVRNIEDLDGHLWAIMFLDLDKFKLMTGK, translated from the coding sequence GTGAAACAAATTTTTATCAATCTGCCAGTAAAAATTGTAGAAGCATCAATGGGCTTTTACTCCGCATTAGGGTTTACCGTTAATCCATTATTTACATTTGACGATCAAAAATGTATGGTTTGGAGCGACCAGATTTACGTGATGCTACAGACTCTCGAAATGTTTCAATTCGGAAACACGAAAAATCTTGCTGACCCAAAAAAGAATACAATCGCCACATTTACCCTTCCTGTAGAAAGCCTGGATAAACTTCATGAAATGATGGAGAATGGTTTAAAAGCAGGTGGCACTGAGTTAGCTTCAACCAGAGATGAAGGCTTTATGCAAGTAAGAAATATAGAAGATTTAGACGGACATCTTTGGGCGATCATGTTTTTGGATCTGGATAAATTTAAGTTAATGACCGGGAAATAA
- the pgmB gene encoding beta-phosphoglucomutase, translating into MIKACIFDLDGVIVDTAVYHYRAWKQLAHELGFGFTEQQNEQLKGVSRVRSLELILGWGGVTKSPAEQTELATRKNQWYVDMINRMEPSEILPGAQEFLKIIRQAGIKTALGSASKNSSIILERLGLLPLFDAVVDGNHVTASKPDPEVFLKGAEALQVNPADCVVFEDAIAGVQAAKAGNMKVVGIGSPEVLSEADLVIRGLHEMTLAQLQALDTGADNI; encoded by the coding sequence ATGATTAAAGCCTGTATTTTTGATTTAGACGGCGTAATAGTAGATACCGCCGTGTACCATTACCGCGCCTGGAAACAACTCGCCCACGAATTAGGCTTCGGTTTTACCGAGCAGCAAAACGAACAACTTAAAGGCGTGAGCCGGGTTAGGTCGCTGGAGCTGATTTTGGGTTGGGGCGGCGTTACCAAATCACCGGCAGAACAAACAGAATTAGCTACCCGCAAAAACCAGTGGTACGTGGACATGATCAACCGCATGGAGCCTTCTGAGATATTGCCGGGCGCGCAGGAATTTTTAAAAATTATCCGGCAAGCCGGTATTAAAACCGCCTTGGGTTCGGCGAGTAAAAATTCTTCCATTATTCTGGAGCGTTTGGGCCTTTTGCCGCTTTTTGATGCCGTGGTAGATGGCAATCACGTTACAGCATCTAAACCCGATCCGGAAGTATTTTTGAAAGGTGCCGAAGCTTTACAGGTAAACCCCGCCGATTGTGTAGTATTTGAAGATGCCATTGCCGGGGTGCAGGCTGCTAAAGCCGGTAACATGAAAGTAGTAGGCATTGGCTCGCCGGAAGTGTTATCCGAAGCTGACCTGGTAATACGTGGTTTACACGAAATGACTTTGGCGCAATTACAAGCGCTGGATACGGGAGCTGACAATATATAA
- a CDS encoding glycoside hydrolase family 65 protein, producing MKNYIKTDEWNIIEEGFDPHLNKISESIFSLGNGRMGQRANFEEAYSGETLLGNYVAGVYYPDKTRVGWWKNGYPEYFAKVLNAANWISIDVNIAGETLNLHTAQVTDFRRMLNMREGYLQRTFTAELPSGKQVKVNAQRFCSISDDEAGAICYQITPLNFSGELTLTLAIDGDIKNQDANYDEKFWDEVTKKVYQDSAYITLRTKKTAFEVCTGMQFQVYQNDQPLALSAEPIQREKYVASRVTVPVEQNQETTIFKFAANLSSENYPKDKLLEHCRALIQKITRKGYNQMLQEQAQAWAAKWEESDIVITGDAAAQQGIRFNIFQLNQTYTGEDARLNIGPKGFTGEKYGGTTYWDTEAYCVPFYLATADPQVTRNLLIYRYKHLQKAIENAEKLGFTNGAALYPMVTINGEECHNEWEITFEEIHRNAAIAFAIYRYVQYTQDSAYLKEYGLEVLIGIARFWAQRVNWSKAKQQYVMLGVTGPNEYENNVNNNWYTNTMALWCLEYALEVITQVKANSPDDYAGLVQRTNFQEEPETTKWQHILKNMYLPEDKEQGIFLQQDGYLDKENILVKDLKPANRPLNQKWSWDRILRSPFIKQADVLQGMYFLEDRFDLETIRRNFDFYEPRTVHESSLSPCVHAILAAKLGDEERAYQFYLRTSRLDLDDYNNDTEDGCHTTSMAGTWMSVVEGFGGMRVRNNQLHFNPFLPAKWQSFSFKIRFRGAILNVEISQEGVLLTNFSGRAIALRVYDKSYDIQANASVLINPNEAAPN from the coding sequence ATGAAAAATTATATTAAAACCGATGAGTGGAATATTATTGAGGAAGGTTTTGACCCGCACCTGAATAAAATATCCGAAAGCATTTTTAGTTTGGGAAACGGCCGAATGGGTCAGCGGGCCAACTTCGAAGAGGCTTATTCTGGTGAAACGCTGTTGGGCAACTACGTGGCCGGCGTTTATTACCCCGATAAAACCCGGGTGGGCTGGTGGAAAAACGGCTACCCCGAATACTTTGCCAAAGTACTGAATGCCGCCAACTGGATCAGCATCGACGTAAATATTGCCGGCGAAACTTTAAATTTACACACCGCCCAAGTAACCGATTTCCGGCGGATGCTGAATATGCGGGAAGGCTATTTGCAACGTACTTTTACTGCCGAGCTCCCCAGCGGCAAACAAGTAAAAGTAAACGCCCAACGTTTTTGCAGCATCTCCGACGATGAAGCCGGCGCTATTTGCTACCAAATTACTCCGCTCAACTTTTCCGGGGAGCTTACCTTAACCCTGGCGATTGATGGCGACATAAAAAACCAGGATGCCAACTACGACGAAAAGTTCTGGGATGAAGTAACGAAAAAAGTATATCAGGATAGCGCTTATATTACCCTCCGGACAAAGAAAACGGCTTTTGAAGTATGCACCGGTATGCAGTTTCAGGTGTACCAAAACGACCAACCTTTGGCGCTGTCTGCAGAACCAATCCAACGCGAAAAGTACGTGGCTAGCCGGGTTACCGTGCCCGTAGAGCAAAACCAGGAAACTACTATTTTTAAATTTGCCGCTAACTTATCTTCCGAAAATTACCCAAAAGACAAACTACTGGAGCATTGCCGGGCATTGATTCAAAAAATAACCCGCAAAGGTTATAACCAAATGCTGCAAGAGCAAGCCCAGGCCTGGGCCGCTAAGTGGGAAGAAAGTGATATTGTCATTACCGGCGATGCGGCGGCGCAGCAAGGCATCCGGTTTAATATATTTCAACTAAACCAAACTTATACCGGCGAAGATGCCCGCCTGAACATTGGACCAAAAGGCTTTACCGGCGAAAAATACGGCGGTACCACTTACTGGGACACCGAAGCGTATTGTGTACCTTTTTACCTGGCCACAGCCGATCCGCAGGTTACGCGTAACTTGCTTATTTACCGCTACAAACACCTGCAAAAAGCCATTGAAAATGCCGAAAAGCTAGGCTTTACCAACGGCGCAGCGCTTTATCCTATGGTTACCATCAACGGCGAGGAATGCCACAACGAATGGGAAATTACCTTCGAAGAAATTCACCGGAATGCCGCTATTGCTTTTGCTATTTATAGATACGTACAATATACCCAAGATAGCGCCTATTTAAAGGAGTACGGCCTGGAAGTACTGATTGGCATTGCCCGGTTTTGGGCACAGCGGGTAAACTGGAGCAAAGCCAAACAACAGTACGTGATGTTGGGCGTAACCGGCCCGAATGAGTACGAAAACAACGTAAACAACAACTGGTACACCAACACCATGGCTTTGTGGTGTTTAGAATATGCGTTAGAGGTAATTACGCAGGTAAAAGCTAATTCTCCGGATGATTACGCTGGGCTGGTGCAGCGTACTAACTTTCAGGAAGAACCAGAAACCACAAAATGGCAGCATATTTTAAAAAATATGTATTTGCCCGAGGATAAAGAGCAAGGAATTTTTCTGCAGCAAGACGGTTATTTAGACAAGGAAAATATTCTGGTAAAAGATTTAAAACCCGCCAACCGGCCACTTAATCAGAAATGGAGCTGGGACCGAATTTTGCGGTCGCCGTTTATTAAGCAAGCCGATGTATTGCAAGGCATGTATTTTCTGGAAGACCGGTTTGATTTAGAAACTATTCGCCGGAATTTTGATTTTTACGAGCCCCGCACCGTGCACGAAAGTTCTTTATCGCCCTGCGTGCACGCCATTCTGGCGGCCAAACTCGGCGACGAAGAACGGGCTTACCAGTTTTACCTGCGTACCTCTCGCCTGGACCTGGATGATTACAACAACGACACCGAAGATGGTTGCCATACTACCTCCATGGCGGGCACCTGGATGAGCGTGGTAGAAGGTTTTGGCGGCATGCGGGTCCGAAATAATCAGCTACATTTTAATCCTTTTCTACCGGCCAAGTGGCAATCTTTTTCTTTTAAAATCCGGTTCCGGGGAGCTATACTAAATGTTGAAATCAGCCAGGAAGGGGTTTTATTAACTAATTTTTCCGGTAGAGCTATTGCGCTCCGGGTTTACGATAAATCTTATGACATTCAGGCAAATGCTTCCGTTTTAATAAACCCCAACGAGGCTGCGCCAAATTAA
- a CDS encoding 2'-5' RNA ligase family protein yields MEAPTHLKEHYQQLYNRSISKIQAGQVEVDESIDSPDDNRRGITLLIRPPDYIKSKIQDFLHILRAVAPEQYYYRQSDMHVTVMSLISCYPGFSLDKIAIADYVAIIQKSLANTRQFEINFKGIMATPASVLIQGFLHEPTLNDLRDQLRQNFKNSTLEQTIDKRYSIQTAHATVVRFRKKLSHSEAFADLLEQYRHYNFGTFPVESLELVYNDWYQRQEKVRLLHVFKLPG; encoded by the coding sequence ATGGAGGCACCAACCCATTTAAAGGAGCATTACCAACAGTTATATAATCGTTCTATTTCTAAAATTCAAGCTGGCCAGGTAGAGGTAGATGAATCGATAGATTCTCCGGATGATAACCGCCGGGGTATTACGCTGTTAATCCGACCGCCTGATTATATCAAAAGCAAGATTCAGGATTTCTTGCACATTTTGCGAGCTGTGGCGCCAGAGCAATATTACTACCGCCAATCGGATATGCACGTTACGGTAATGTCGCTTATTTCGTGTTACCCGGGTTTTAGCTTAGATAAAATTGCAATAGCCGATTATGTGGCAATAATTCAGAAAAGTCTGGCTAATACCCGGCAATTCGAGATTAATTTTAAAGGTATTATGGCTACACCCGCGAGTGTCTTAATTCAAGGCTTTTTACACGAGCCTACTTTAAACGATTTACGTGATCAGCTCAGACAAAATTTTAAAAATTCTACATTAGAGCAAACTATTGATAAGCGGTATTCCATCCAAACAGCCCACGCTACCGTAGTACGTTTTCGAAAAAAACTCAGCCATTCCGAAGCATTTGCCGACCTGTTAGAGCAATACCGCCATTATAATTTTGGTACCTTCCCGGTCGAGTCCTTAGAGTTGGTTTATAATGATTGGTACCAGCGCCAGGAAAAAGTACGCTTGCTGCATGTATTTAAATTGCCCGGTTAA
- a CDS encoding lysozyme inhibitor LprI family protein: MNQLLTILLLLTGTVCYGQTQVDMNKQAYAKYQKADQELNEVYKKILGQYKADKPFITNLKASQRIWVTFRDAELRMKFPDREGNYYGSLHPVCRANYLEELTCQRIDKLREWLTNPKEGEGCAGSVQAK, translated from the coding sequence ATGAACCAACTACTCACCATTCTCTTGCTCTTAACGGGTACCGTGTGCTACGGGCAAACCCAGGTCGATATGAACAAGCAAGCTTACGCCAAATACCAGAAAGCCGACCAGGAACTGAATGAGGTGTATAAAAAGATTTTAGGTCAGTACAAAGCCGATAAGCCGTTTATTACCAATTTAAAAGCTTCCCAGAGAATCTGGGTTACGTTCCGGGATGCCGAACTGAGAATGAAGTTTCCGGATCGCGAAGGTAATTATTACGGCTCCCTGCACCCGGTATGCCGGGCAAATTACCTGGAAGAATTAACCTGTCAACGAATCGATAAACTGCGGGAGTGGCTAACCAACCCAAAAGAAGGGGAGGGCTGTGCGGGCTCCGTGCAAGCAAAGTAA
- a CDS encoding VOC family protein, producing MNVKYGHTNIITTNWKALCSFYQTVFNCVPVPPQRDQKGLWLDKGTGVHNAHLQGMHLRLPGYGDTGPTLEIYQYDEIIDTEKPQPNKKEFGHIAFQTDNIHQLLDLAIKNGASKIGELSRNYVDGVGQLTFIYISDRDGNIIELQNWS from the coding sequence ATGAATGTAAAATACGGACATACCAACATCATTACCACTAACTGGAAAGCTTTGTGTAGTTTTTATCAGACCGTGTTTAATTGTGTGCCTGTTCCACCGCAGCGGGATCAAAAAGGACTGTGGCTTGATAAAGGTACCGGAGTACATAATGCCCATTTGCAAGGCATGCATTTGCGCTTACCCGGTTATGGCGATACGGGGCCTACGTTAGAGATATACCAATACGACGAAATAATTGATACTGAAAAACCCCAGCCTAACAAAAAGGAATTTGGGCATATTGCTTTCCAAACCGATAACATTCATCAATTATTGGATTTAGCCATAAAAAACGGGGCTAGTAAAATTGGGGAATTATCCCGGAACTATGTAGACGGGGTAGGTCAGCTTACTTTTATTTATATCTCCGACCGAGACGGAAATATAATTGAATTGCAAAACTGGAGCTAG
- a CDS encoding DMT family transporter, with translation MKTSPTLNPSAKVKLDPKQVAGTLVVFLGAVCFSSKAVIVKLAYQYHIDSVSLLALRMAFSLPFFLVIAFFSRKKDVPVEPVTAKDYFLLAFYGLMGYYLASLFDFMGLQYITAGLERLILFIYPTLVVVFSWIFLGKKITKIQYVALGLTYSGVLLVLLGDVEVQTSKHLVKGGLLVFASAVTYALYLMGSGVLIPRFGAVRFNSYAMSVAAGGVFLHYLINHGGYQLMRYEPAVYGYSVLMAVVATVVPSYLIAEGIRLVGAGNAAIIGSIGPISTILLAYIFLGETVSVVQLMGTAIVLSGILLITLKKEKTAKA, from the coding sequence ATGAAAACATCTCCCACGTTAAACCCGTCCGCTAAAGTTAAATTGGATCCGAAACAAGTGGCCGGAACGCTGGTGGTGTTTTTGGGAGCCGTATGCTTTTCGTCAAAAGCCGTTATCGTGAAACTGGCCTACCAGTACCACATTGACTCGGTTTCTTTACTCGCCTTACGCATGGCTTTTTCTTTGCCGTTTTTTCTGGTAATAGCTTTTTTTTCGCGCAAAAAAGACGTGCCGGTGGAGCCAGTTACCGCTAAAGATTATTTCTTGTTGGCCTTTTACGGCTTAATGGGTTATTACCTGGCCAGTTTGTTCGATTTTATGGGTTTGCAATACATTACGGCCGGCTTAGAACGCTTAATTTTGTTTATTTATCCCACCTTGGTTGTGGTATTTTCTTGGATTTTTCTGGGTAAAAAAATTACAAAAATTCAGTACGTAGCTTTGGGTTTAACGTATTCGGGCGTGTTGCTGGTCTTGCTCGGCGACGTAGAAGTGCAAACCAGTAAACATTTAGTAAAAGGCGGACTTTTGGTTTTTGCCAGCGCCGTTACTTACGCGCTTTACCTGATGGGTAGCGGCGTTTTAATTCCTAGGTTTGGTGCTGTCCGGTTTAATTCTTACGCCATGTCGGTGGCGGCGGGTGGGGTTTTTCTGCATTATTTAATTAACCACGGCGGCTATCAGTTGATGCGCTACGAGCCGGCAGTTTATGGCTACAGTGTATTAATGGCAGTAGTAGCTACGGTGGTTCCGTCTTACTTAATTGCCGAAGGCATTCGGTTGGTAGGAGCGGGTAACGCCGCCATTATCGGCAGCATTGGCCCGATTTCTACAATTTTGCTGGCCTATATTTTTCTGGGCGAAACGGTTTCGGTGGTGCAACTAATGGGTACCGCCATTGTACTCAGCGGCATTTTGCTGATTACTTTAAAAAAGGAAAAGACCGCGAAAGCTTAA
- a CDS encoding PQQ-dependent sugar dehydrogenase — MKKINKLILLSLLLLFGAFLILQARQNKQMVNPRLLNQPANNKDKAAAGVQLKVAFPNLTFEMPVEFVSSPDGTNRNFVISQEGVIHVFPNNPGVKTTQKFLDITSKVVSGGERGLLGLAFHPDFKNNGYFYVNYTRGKDLETAISRFQVSKSNPNQADPATEVVLLTYEQPFSNHNGGKVAFGPDGYLYIAAGDGGSGGDPHNNGQNKASLLGKILRIDVNKPSGNLKYSIPADNPFKGNKEGYREEIYAYGLRNPWRFSFDKTTGNLWVGDVGQNKIEEVDIVKNGQNYGWRVMEANECFKPEDCDKKGYALPVHSYQQGMDTGKSITGGHVYRGKKLAALQGKYIYGDYVTGNIWTLTPQSGGKYQNAALLKLDGNISSFGEDANQELYVCSYGDGKIYTFTSANAQAAK; from the coding sequence ATGAAAAAAATAAATAAACTAATACTCCTGAGTTTGCTGCTGCTATTTGGGGCTTTTCTTATTTTACAAGCTCGCCAAAATAAACAAATGGTAAACCCTAGGTTGTTAAACCAACCCGCTAATAATAAAGATAAAGCGGCAGCCGGGGTGCAATTAAAAGTGGCTTTCCCGAACCTGACTTTTGAGATGCCCGTGGAATTTGTAAGCTCCCCGGATGGCACCAACCGCAATTTTGTGATTTCCCAGGAAGGCGTAATTCACGTGTTTCCGAACAACCCGGGCGTAAAAACTACTCAGAAATTTTTAGATATAACCAGTAAAGTAGTTAGTGGCGGCGAGCGGGGATTATTGGGTTTGGCTTTTCATCCAGATTTTAAGAATAACGGTTATTTCTACGTGAACTATACCCGGGGCAAAGATTTGGAAACGGCTATTTCGCGGTTTCAGGTGAGCAAAAGCAACCCCAACCAGGCCGACCCAGCCACGGAAGTAGTACTGCTTACTTACGAACAACCTTTTAGCAACCACAATGGCGGCAAAGTAGCTTTCGGGCCCGATGGTTATTTATATATTGCAGCCGGCGACGGCGGCAGCGGCGGTGACCCACACAACAACGGCCAGAACAAAGCCAGCCTACTCGGTAAAATTTTGCGCATCGACGTTAACAAACCTTCCGGAAATTTAAAATATTCCATTCCGGCCGATAACCCGTTTAAAGGCAACAAAGAAGGTTACCGCGAAGAAATTTACGCCTATGGCTTGCGCAATCCCTGGCGGTTTAGTTTTGATAAAACCACCGGTAATTTGTGGGTGGGAGACGTAGGCCAGAATAAAATTGAGGAAGTAGATATTGTTAAAAACGGTCAAAACTATGGCTGGCGGGTGATGGAAGCCAACGAATGCTTTAAACCCGAAGACTGCGACAAAAAAGGTTATGCCTTACCGGTGCATTCGTACCAGCAAGGCATGGACACGGGTAAATCCATTACCGGCGGGCACGTATACCGCGGCAAAAAGCTGGCGGCCCTCCAAGGCAAGTACATTTACGGCGATTACGTAACTGGCAACATCTGGACTTTAACGCCCCAAAGCGGAGGCAAATACCAGAATGCCGCCCTTTTAAAATTAGACGGCAATATTTCGTCGTTCGGCGAAGATGCCAACCAGGAATTATACGTTTGCTCTTACGGAGACGGCAAGATTTACACCTTTACCTCGGCCAACGCGCAAGCTGCTAAGTAG